The Mucilaginibacter mallensis genome has a segment encoding these proteins:
- a CDS encoding NADP-dependent oxidoreductase codes for MDLKSENKIAVMKAIRQHEFGGPEVLRYEDAPIPELKPGELLVRVLAVGINPPDLYLRDGYKMLPPEWQPKVQFPVILGTDISGVVAAVADDVREFAVGDEVYSMVRFPGGLAGDSRAYAEYLSVPASEAALKPAGIDHIHAAGAPMSLLTAWQFMIEQGHNVQNPLQPNQHVPVPLEGKTVLINGAGGGVGHFAVQLAKWKGAHVIAVGSGKHEALLRELGADEFINYNTTSANEVVQDIDLVVDAVGGPTTGRFLRTLKRGGALFPIFPLGFSATEEAEILGVTVSSTQVRSSGAQLAELARLLNEGTLRVVIDSKFPLADARKAHERAAQGNIQGKIVLTVA; via the coding sequence ATGGATTTAAAATCAGAAAATAAAATAGCAGTGATGAAGGCGATCCGCCAGCATGAGTTTGGCGGCCCCGAAGTATTGCGGTACGAGGATGCCCCTATCCCCGAATTGAAGCCGGGTGAGCTCCTTGTTCGTGTTCTCGCAGTAGGTATCAATCCACCGGACTTATACCTGCGCGACGGCTACAAGATGTTGCCCCCTGAATGGCAGCCAAAAGTGCAATTTCCGGTAATCCTTGGAACAGACATTTCGGGTGTTGTGGCGGCGGTAGCCGATGATGTCAGAGAATTCGCTGTAGGCGACGAAGTATATTCCATGGTCCGCTTTCCCGGCGGGCTTGCTGGGGACAGCAGGGCTTATGCCGAGTACTTAAGCGTACCCGCGTCGGAAGCTGCGCTAAAGCCAGCCGGAATCGATCATATTCATGCCGCCGGAGCGCCAATGTCGTTGCTCACGGCCTGGCAGTTCATGATCGAGCAAGGTCACAACGTACAGAACCCGCTTCAGCCGAACCAGCATGTACCAGTTCCGCTTGAAGGCAAGACCGTCCTCATCAACGGAGCTGGCGGAGGCGTTGGGCACTTTGCGGTGCAGCTTGCCAAATGGAAGGGTGCGCATGTTATTGCAGTAGGTTCAGGTAAGCATGAAGCACTATTACGCGAGCTGGGCGCTGATGAATTCATCAACTACAACACAACTTCCGCCAATGAGGTAGTGCAGGATATAGACCTTGTGGTCGATGCAGTTGGCGGCCCTACGACAGGTCGATTCCTGCGTACGCTCAAACGAGGTGGTGCTTTGTTTCCGATTTTCCCTTTGGGCTTTTCGGCAACAGAGGAAGCAGAAATTTTGGGCGTAACTGTCTCGTCAACTCAGGTACGTTCGAGCGGTGCACAGCTTGCAGAACTTGCCCGCTTGCTGAATGAGGGAACGCTACGTGTAGTTATAGACAGCAAGTTTCCACTTGCAGATGCGCGTAAAGCACACGAGCGCGCGGCACAGGGGAACATTCAGGGCAAAATAGTACTTACTGTCG
- a CDS encoding winged helix-turn-helix transcriptional regulator, with the protein MKNKSEMPECIQNCGVEYAFKRIGGKYKGRILWHLSLKTVLRYGELSRTLPDITTKMLTQTLRELEDDQLIIRKMYHEVPPKVEYSLSDTGQELIPFINHLHDWGKKQLDIDLQQVKNCSE; encoded by the coding sequence ATGAAAAATAAATCAGAAATGCCTGAGTGTATACAGAATTGTGGTGTGGAATATGCTTTTAAGCGGATAGGCGGTAAATATAAAGGCCGTATCCTTTGGCATCTCAGCTTAAAAACAGTATTGCGTTATGGAGAACTGAGTAGGACCCTGCCTGATATTACGACTAAAATGCTAACGCAAACGTTAAGGGAACTGGAAGATGATCAATTGATCATCCGGAAAATGTATCATGAAGTTCCGCCTAAAGTGGAATACTCATTGAGTGACACAGGTCAGGAATTAATCCCATTTATAAATCATTTACATGATTGGGGTAAAAAACAATTAGACATTGATTTACAACAGGTAAAAAATTGCAGTGAGTAA
- a CDS encoding helix-turn-helix domain-containing protein has protein sequence MHFKSLGDVHRCNNYSEPENPLITLFKCNPLRIVSSYEVTTDFFIIAFKKFRSGEIRYGKTNYDHGSGSMYFLKPNQTIAMKDVALDGEGFEIWFHEDYLSGHPLHSEIRKYSYFNYELNEALHISAKEEQIIWELYAKIAIEYDNNQDEFTRDIILGHIESILKYSMRFYKRQFINRFILSGTTVTKFNQALAAYFEKGLLQKKGLPTVALFADELNLSPRYLSDLLKQETGKTAMDLIQIFLISEAKNLLYQGNHTVNEVAYLLGFEHPTYFSRLFKREAGLSPNQFKKQQFN, from the coding sequence ATGCATTTTAAAAGCTTGGGCGATGTACATCGCTGTAATAATTATTCCGAGCCGGAAAATCCTTTGATTACGCTTTTCAAGTGTAATCCGTTACGCATTGTGAGCAGCTACGAGGTAACTACTGATTTTTTTATTATTGCTTTTAAAAAGTTTCGCTCCGGGGAAATCAGGTACGGGAAAACCAATTACGATCATGGAAGTGGATCGATGTATTTCCTAAAGCCAAACCAAACGATAGCAATGAAAGATGTAGCCCTGGATGGTGAGGGCTTCGAGATCTGGTTTCATGAAGATTATTTAAGCGGTCATCCGCTGCATTCCGAGATCAGAAAATATAGCTATTTCAATTATGAGCTTAACGAAGCCCTGCATATTTCTGCAAAAGAAGAACAGATCATATGGGAGCTATATGCGAAAATAGCAATTGAGTACGATAATAATCAGGATGAGTTTACGAGGGATATCATCCTTGGCCACATTGAATCCATCCTTAAATACTCAATGCGTTTTTATAAGCGTCAGTTTATTAATCGTTTTATACTTTCCGGCACTACTGTTACCAAGTTCAATCAGGCGTTGGCTGCCTATTTTGAAAAAGGCTTGTTGCAGAAAAAAGGATTGCCAACCGTCGCCCTGTTTGCTGATGAATTGAACCTGTCTCCACGGTATCTGAGCGATCTGTTGAAGCAGGAAACGGGGAAGACGGCGATGGATCTGATACAGATTTTCCTGATTTCGGAAGCAAAAAATTTACTTTATCAGGGCAATCACACCGTTAACGAAGTCGCGTATCTACTGGGTTTTGAACATCCGACTTACTTTTCACGTTTATTTAAAAGGGAGGCTGGTTTGAGTCCTAACCAATTCAAAAAGCAACAATTTAATTAA